In Streptococcus dysgalactiae subsp. dysgalactiae, the following are encoded in one genomic region:
- the comGA gene encoding competence type IV pilus ATPase ComGA, with product MVQALAKSILKEAEQVQAQDIYILPKEDQYELLVRVGDERRLVDVYRGDRMAHLISHFKFVAGMTVGEKRRCQVGSCDYDIGEDTLLSLRLSSVGNYRGQESLVIRLLHHRQRSLHYWFDGLKTVARQIGGRGLYLFAGPVGSGKTTLMHQLIADYYQGAQVISIEDPVEIKNHQALQLQVNDSIGMTYDNLIKLSLRHRPDILIIGEIRDSQTARAVIRASLTGALVFSTVHAKSISGVYARLLELGVTRAELDNCLAFVAYQRLLNGGALIDSTQTEFEHYSPNQWNQQIDDLLAAGHLSPKQARIEKIIQ from the coding sequence ATGGTACAAGCATTAGCAAAATCTATTTTGAAAGAAGCTGAGCAGGTTCAAGCTCAAGATATCTATATTTTGCCAAAGGAAGATCAGTATGAGTTATTGGTAAGGGTAGGAGACGAAAGGAGATTGGTGGATGTTTATCGGGGCGATCGGATGGCTCATCTTATTAGTCACTTTAAGTTCGTTGCAGGAATGACTGTCGGTGAGAAACGACGCTGTCAAGTCGGTTCTTGTGATTATGATATCGGTGAAGACACACTTTTGTCTCTACGCCTATCTAGTGTTGGAAATTACCGTGGACAAGAGAGTTTAGTGATTCGGTTACTGCATCATCGACAAAGAAGTTTACACTACTGGTTTGACGGACTGAAAACAGTCGCACGTCAGATTGGAGGCCGAGGGCTCTATCTTTTTGCAGGTCCAGTCGGATCAGGGAAAACAACTTTGATGCACCAATTGATTGCTGATTATTATCAGGGAGCACAGGTCATTAGCATAGAGGATCCGGTGGAAATCAAAAATCATCAAGCGCTCCAATTACAAGTTAATGATAGTATTGGCATGACTTACGACAACTTGATCAAACTATCTTTACGGCATCGCCCTGATATTTTAATCATTGGTGAAATTCGAGACAGCCAGACAGCTAGAGCGGTTATTAGAGCAAGTTTAACAGGTGCCTTAGTATTTTCAACAGTGCATGCCAAAAGCATTTCTGGTGTTTATGCCAGATTACTAGAACTAGGAGTGACAAGAGCAGAATTAGACAATTGTTTGGCTTTTGTTGCTTACCAACGATTGCTTAATGGAGGGGCATTAATTGACTCAACTCAAACAGAATTTGAACACTACTCACCAAACCAATGGAATCAACAAATTGATGACCTTCTTGCAGCGGGACATCTCAGTCCGAAGCAAGCAAGGATCGAAAAAATTATCCAGTAA
- a CDS encoding DUF1033 family protein encodes MYQVIKMYGDWEPWWFIDGWQDDILEEKKFDEWTEAFSYFEEEWQSMRNHFPSYHSQKNLLATFWEKKDTRWCEDCGEDLQQYHSILLLKNRDIVPNTHYMPDFEQRNDSPQNASFCKLNL; translated from the coding sequence ATGTATCAAGTGATAAAAATGTATGGTGATTGGGAACCCTGGTGGTTCATCGATGGGTGGCAAGATGATATTTTAGAAGAAAAGAAGTTTGATGAGTGGACAGAAGCTTTTTCCTATTTTGAGGAAGAATGGCAGAGCATGAGAAATCATTTTCCAAGTTACCACAGTCAAAAGAATCTCCTGGCTACGTTTTGGGAGAAAAAAGATACGAGATGGTGTGAGGATTGTGGTGAAGATTTACAGCAATATCATTCTATACTACTGTTGAAAAATAGGGATATTGTGCCCAATACACATTATATGCCTGATTTTGAACAGAGAAATGACTCACCTCAAAATGCATCATTCTGTAAGCTAAATTTATAA
- the rpoC gene encoding DNA-directed RNA polymerase subunit beta' produces the protein MVDVNRFKSMQITLASPSKVRSWSYGEVKKPETINYRTLKPEREGLFDEVIFGPTKDWECACGKYKRIRYKGIVCDRCGVEVTRAKVRRERMGHIELKAPVSHIWYFKGIPSRMGLTLDMSPRALEEVIYFAAYVVIDPMDTPLEPKSLLTEREYREKLQEYGHGSFIAKMGAEAIQDLLKRVDLAAEIAELKEELKSASGQKRIKAVRRLDVLDAFHKSGNKPEWMVLNILPVIPPDLRPMVQLDGGRFAASDLNDLYRRVINRNNRLARLLELNAPGIIVQNEKRMLQEAVDALIDNGRRGRPITGPGSRPLKSLSHMLKGKQGRFRQNLLGKRVDFSGRSVIAVGPTLKMYQCGVPREMAIELFKPFVMREIVAKEYAGNVKAAKRMVERGDERIWDILEEVIKEHPVLLNRAPTLHRLGIQAFEPVLIDGKALRLHPLVCEAYNADFDGDQMAIHVPLSEEAQAEARLLMLAAEHILNPKDGKPVVTPSQDMVLGNYYLTMEDAGREGEGMIFKDKDEAVMAYRNGYAHLHSRVGIAVDSMPNKPWKDSQRHKIMVTTVGKILFNDIMPEDLPYLQEPNNANLTEGTPDKYFLEPGQDIQEVLDCLEINVPFKKKNLGNIIAETFKRFRTTETSAFLDRLKDLGYYHSTLAGLTVGIADIPVIDNKAEIIDAAHHRVEEINKAFRRGLMTDDDRYVAVTTTWREAKEALEKRLIETQDPKNPIVMMMDSGARGNISNFSQLAGMRGLMAAPNGRIMELPILSNFREGLSVLEMFFSTHGARKGMTDTALKTADSGYLTRRLVYVAQDVIIREDDCGTDRGLLIRAITDGKEVTETLEERLQGRYTRKSVKHPETGEVLIGADQLITEDMAHKIVDAGVEEVTIRSVFTCATRHGVCRHCYGINLATGDAVEVGEAVGTIAAQSIGEPGTQLTMRTFHTGGVASNTDITQGLPRIQEIFEARNPKGEAVITEVKGNVVEIEEDASTRTKKVYVQGKTGMGEYVVPFTARMKVEVGDEVNRGAALTEGSIQPKRLLEVRDTLSVETYLLAEVQKVYRSQGVEIGDKHVEVMVRQMLRKVRVMDPGDTDLLPGTLMDISDFTDANKDIVISGGIPATSRPVLMGITKASLETNSFLSAASFQETTRVLTDAAIRGKKDHLLGLKENVIIGKIIPAGTGMARYRNIEPQAINDVEVIDKPEVSEETVAATETE, from the coding sequence GTGGTTGACGTAAATCGTTTTAAAAGTATGCAAATCACATTAGCTTCACCAAGTAAGGTCCGTTCATGGTCTTATGGTGAAGTTAAAAAACCTGAAACAATCAACTACCGTACACTGAAACCAGAACGTGAAGGACTCTTTGACGAAGTCATCTTTGGTCCAACAAAAGACTGGGAATGTGCGTGTGGGAAATACAAACGTATCCGTTATAAAGGAATCGTGTGTGACCGCTGTGGGGTTGAGGTAACTCGTGCCAAAGTACGTCGTGAACGTATGGGGCATATTGAACTAAAAGCTCCTGTATCACACATCTGGTACTTCAAAGGGATTCCATCACGTATGGGATTGACTCTTGACATGAGCCCTCGTGCCCTTGAAGAAGTTATTTATTTTGCGGCTTATGTGGTCATTGACCCAATGGATACTCCGCTTGAACCAAAATCATTATTAACAGAACGCGAATACCGTGAAAAACTTCAGGAGTATGGACACGGATCATTCATTGCTAAAATGGGTGCCGAAGCCATTCAAGATCTCTTGAAACGTGTTGATTTGGCAGCTGAAATCGCTGAATTAAAAGAAGAATTAAAATCTGCTTCTGGTCAAAAACGGATTAAGGCAGTTCGTCGTTTGGACGTGCTTGATGCCTTCCACAAATCTGGAAACAAACCAGAGTGGATGGTTCTGAACATCTTGCCAGTTATTCCGCCAGATCTTCGTCCGATGGTTCAATTGGATGGTGGCCGTTTTGCGGCATCAGATTTGAATGACTTGTACCGTCGTGTCATTAACCGTAACAACCGTTTGGCACGTTTGTTAGAACTTAATGCCCCAGGTATTATCGTTCAGAATGAAAAGCGGATGCTTCAAGAGGCGGTAGATGCGCTGATTGACAACGGTCGTCGTGGTCGTCCAATTACTGGACCAGGTAGTCGTCCATTGAAATCATTGAGCCACATGCTTAAAGGTAAACAAGGACGTTTCCGTCAAAACTTGCTTGGTAAACGTGTAGATTTCTCTGGACGTTCCGTTATCGCTGTTGGTCCAACTCTTAAAATGTACCAATGTGGTGTCCCACGTGAAATGGCTATCGAGCTCTTTAAACCATTTGTAATGCGCGAAATTGTTGCCAAAGAATATGCTGGTAACGTTAAAGCTGCTAAACGTATGGTTGAACGTGGCGACGAACGTATCTGGGATATCTTAGAAGAAGTTATCAAAGAACACCCAGTTCTTCTTAACCGCGCACCGACTCTTCACAGACTTGGTATTCAAGCTTTTGAACCCGTTCTTATTGACGGTAAGGCACTTCGTCTTCACCCACTTGTGTGTGAGGCCTATAATGCCGACTTCGATGGAGACCAAATGGCTATCCATGTGCCATTGTCTGAAGAAGCACAAGCTGAAGCTCGTCTCTTAATGCTTGCCGCAGAGCACATCTTGAACCCTAAAGACGGTAAACCTGTTGTTACCCCATCTCAGGATATGGTTTTGGGTAACTATTACCTTACGATGGAAGATGCTGGTCGCGAAGGCGAAGGCATGATTTTCAAGGATAAAGACGAAGCTGTGATGGCATATCGTAATGGTTATGCTCACTTGCATAGTCGGGTGGGTATCGCTGTTGACAGCATGCCCAACAAACCTTGGAAAGATAGCCAAAGACATAAAATCATGGTGACAACTGTTGGTAAGATTTTGTTTAACGACATCATGCCAGAGGACCTTCCTTACCTCCAAGAGCCAAACAATGCCAACTTGACAGAAGGAACACCTGATAAATACTTCCTTGAACCTGGTCAAGACATCCAAGAAGTCCTCGATTGCTTGGAAATCAATGTGCCCTTCAAGAAGAAAAACCTCGGTAACATCATTGCGGAAACCTTCAAACGTTTCCGTACAACAGAGACATCAGCCTTCCTTGACCGTTTGAAAGACCTTGGTTACTATCATTCAACCCTTGCTGGTTTGACAGTGGGTATCGCTGACATCCCAGTTATCGATAACAAAGCAGAAATCATTGATGCTGCTCACCATCGTGTTGAAGAAATCAACAAGGCTTTCCGTCGTGGTTTGATGACAGATGATGACCGTTATGTTGCCGTTACAACAACATGGCGTGAAGCTAAAGAAGCCCTTGAAAAACGTCTGATTGAAACACAAGATCCTAAGAACCCAATCGTTATGATGATGGACTCAGGAGCTCGTGGTAACATTTCTAACTTCTCACAGCTTGCGGGTATGCGTGGTTTGATGGCTGCTCCTAACGGACGCATCATGGAACTTCCTATCTTGTCAAACTTCCGTGAAGGTTTGAGCGTTTTGGAAATGTTCTTCTCAACCCACGGTGCACGTAAAGGGATGACCGATACGGCCCTTAAAACAGCCGACTCAGGTTACCTTACTCGTCGTTTGGTTTACGTTGCCCAAGATGTTATCATTCGTGAGGACGATTGTGGCACTGACCGTGGTCTTCTTATCCGTGCTATTACAGATGGTAAAGAGGTTACCGAAACCCTTGAAGAACGTCTTCAAGGTCGTTACACACGTAAATCAGTCAAACACCCTGAAACTGGTGAAGTCTTGATTGGTGCTGACCAATTAATCACTGAAGACATGGCACATAAGATTGTTGATGCGGGCGTTGAAGAAGTGACCATTCGTTCTGTCTTTACCTGTGCGACTCGTCATGGTGTCTGCCGTCACTGTTATGGTATCAACCTTGCAACTGGTGATGCTGTTGAAGTTGGTGAAGCAGTTGGTACTATCGCTGCCCAATCTATCGGTGAGCCTGGTACTCAGCTTACTATGCGTACCTTCCACACGGGTGGTGTAGCCTCAAATACCGATATCACACAGGGTCTTCCTCGTATTCAAGAAATCTTTGAAGCACGTAACCCTAAAGGGGAAGCGGTCATTACTGAAGTGAAAGGTAATGTCGTTGAGATTGAAGAAGATGCGTCAACTCGTACCAAGAAAGTCTACGTTCAAGGTAAAACTGGCATGGGCGAATACGTCGTACCATTTACAGCACGTATGAAAGTTGAAGTTGGCGACGAAGTTAATCGCGGAGCTGCTCTTACAGAAGGGTCAATCCAACCGAAACGCCTCCTTGAAGTGCGTGATACCTTGTCAGTTGAAACTTATCTTCTTGCAGAAGTACAAAAAGTTTACCGTAGCCAAGGGGTAGAAATCGGTGACAAACACGTTGAGGTAATGGTTCGCCAAATGCTTCGTAAAGTTCGTGTCATGGATCCAGGTGATACAGACCTCCTTCCAGGAACATTGATGGATATTTCTGATTTCACAGATGCTAATAAAGATATTGTTATCTCTGGTGGTATCCCTGCGACATCTCGTCCAGTCCTTATGGGAATTACGAAAGCTTCCCTTGAAACCAATTCCTTCTTATCAGCTGCATCCTTCCAAGAAACAACTCGTGTTCTTACAGATGCTGCCATCCGTGGTAAAAAAGATCATCTTCTTGGCCTTAAAGAAAATGTTATCATTGGTAAGATCATACCAGCTGGTACTGGTATGGCGCGCTACCGTAACATTGAACCACAAGCAATCAATGATGTTGAAGTTATTGACAAGCCAGAAGTTTCTGAAGAAACAGTTGCTGCAACTGAAACAGAATAA
- the pbp1b gene encoding penicillin-binding protein PBP1B, protein MVKWNTKRKRKGEQGLGLLDLGSVLLRTLKLMSNFFYIIIFLFGMMGAGMALGYLASQIDSVKIPSKASLVKQVKSLTMISQMNYSDNSVIATLDTDLLRTPVGNEAISDNIKKAIVSTEDENFQGHQGVVPKAIFRATLASVLGFGESSGGSTLTQQLVKQQVLGDDPTFKRKSKEIIYALALERYMSKDDILSNYLNVSPFGRNNKGQNIAGVEEAARGIFGVSAKDLTVPQAAFLAGLPQSPIVYSPYMSTGQMKSEEDMSYGIKRQQNVLYNMYRTGVLTKKEYDDYKDYPISKDFIQPGSVTVTNHDYLYYTVLADAKKAMYSYLIKRDKVSSRDLKNDATKAAYEERALTELQQGGYTITTTINKPIYDAMQTAAAQFGGLLDDGTGTVQMGNVLTDNATGAILGFVGGRDYALNQNNHAFDTVRSPGSSIKPVISYGPAIDQGLMGSASVLSNYPTTYSSGQKIMHADSEGTAMMPLQEAINTSWNIPAFWTQKLLREKGVDVEDYMTKMGYKIADYSIESLPLGGGIEVSVAQQTNAYQMISNNGMYQKQYLVDKITASDGTVVYQHERKPVRVFSAPTATILQDLLRGPVSSGATTTFKSRLGAINPSLANADWIGKTGTTENYTDVWLVLATPRATLGGWAGHDDNTSLAPMTGYNNHSNYLAHLANAINQADPNVLGGGQRFALDPGVVKASVLKSTGLQPGTVTVNGRAFSVGGEMTTSLWAQKGPGAMTYRFAIGGTDADYQKAWASFGGKKN, encoded by the coding sequence ATGGTGAAATGGAACACAAAACGAAAAAGAAAAGGTGAGCAAGGGTTAGGTCTCTTAGATTTGGGATCTGTTCTTTTGCGTACCTTGAAACTCATGTCTAACTTTTTTTACATTATCATCTTCCTTTTTGGAATGATGGGAGCTGGTATGGCTTTGGGCTATTTGGCTAGTCAAATTGACTCAGTCAAGATCCCAAGTAAAGCTAGTTTAGTCAAACAAGTTAAATCCTTAACCATGATTTCACAGATGAACTATTCTGATAATAGCGTGATTGCAACTCTAGATACAGATTTGCTCAGAACACCAGTAGGGAATGAGGCTATTTCAGATAATATTAAAAAGGCTATTGTCTCCACTGAGGATGAGAATTTCCAAGGACACCAAGGTGTTGTGCCAAAAGCTATTTTTCGAGCAACGTTAGCTTCAGTGCTAGGGTTTGGTGAATCAAGTGGTGGTTCAACCTTGACACAGCAGTTGGTCAAACAGCAGGTATTGGGTGATGATCCAACCTTTAAACGGAAATCTAAGGAAATTATCTATGCTCTTGCCTTGGAGCGTTATATGTCCAAGGATGATATTTTGTCTAACTATTTGAATGTTTCTCCTTTTGGGCGTAATAATAAGGGACAAAATATTGCTGGTGTGGAAGAAGCAGCGCGTGGCATTTTTGGAGTGTCAGCCAAGGACTTAACTGTTCCGCAGGCAGCTTTCCTAGCTGGACTTCCGCAGAGTCCTATTGTTTATTCCCCTTATATGTCAACGGGTCAAATGAAATCAGAAGAGGACATGTCTTATGGCATCAAGCGTCAGCAAAACGTGTTATACAATATGTATCGGACTGGTGTCCTAACGAAAAAGGAATACGACGATTACAAAGATTACCCAATTAGTAAGGACTTTATTCAGCCAGGAAGTGTTACTGTTACAAATCACGATTACCTCTATTACACGGTTTTGGCAGATGCTAAAAAGGCTATGTATAGCTATTTAATCAAACGAGACAAGGTCTCTAGTCGTGACTTGAAAAATGATGCAACCAAAGCAGCATATGAAGAAAGAGCATTGACAGAACTGCAACAAGGTGGCTACACGATTACCACAACGATTAACAAGCCGATTTACGACGCTATGCAGACAGCGGCAGCGCAATTTGGTGGCCTTTTAGATGATGGGACAGGCACTGTTCAAATGGGAAATGTCTTGACTGATAATGCAACCGGAGCTATCCTAGGTTTTGTTGGTGGTAGAGACTATGCCCTTAACCAAAACAATCATGCATTTGATACGGTTCGTTCTCCAGGATCTAGCATTAAACCAGTTATATCTTACGGCCCTGCTATCGACCAAGGGCTAATGGGAAGCGCTAGCGTTCTATCTAACTACCCAACGACCTATTCTAGTGGCCAAAAGATTATGCACGCTGATAGTGAGGGGACAGCCATGATGCCTCTTCAAGAAGCGATTAATACATCTTGGAATATTCCTGCCTTTTGGACACAGAAATTATTACGTGAAAAAGGTGTTGATGTTGAAGACTACATGACCAAGATGGGTTATAAGATTGCAGACTATTCTATTGAAAGTCTACCACTTGGTGGAGGAATCGAAGTGTCTGTTGCTCAACAAACCAATGCCTATCAAATGATTTCAAATAATGGAATGTATCAAAAGCAATACCTTGTGGACAAGATTACTGCCAGTGATGGAACAGTGGTTTACCAGCATGAAAGGAAGCCAGTTCGTGTCTTTTCTGCACCAACAGCCACTATTTTGCAAGATTTATTGCGAGGTCCAGTCTCTTCAGGAGCTACGACAACCTTCAAGAGTCGTTTGGGAGCAATCAATCCTAGTTTAGCTAATGCGGATTGGATTGGTAAGACAGGAACAACCGAGAATTACACTGATGTTTGGCTTGTTCTGGCGACGCCAAGGGCTACTTTAGGAGGTTGGGCAGGCCACGATGATAATACCTCACTGGCACCAATGACAGGTTATAACAATCACTCTAATTACCTTGCTCATTTAGCTAATGCTATTAATCAGGCTGATCCCAATGTTCTTGGTGGCGGGCAACGCTTTGCACTTGATCCAGGAGTTGTCAAAGCTTCAGTCTTGAAGTCAACGGGTCTGCAACCAGGAACGGTCACGGTCAATGGCCGAGCCTTCTCTGTCGGAGGAGAAATGACGACTAGCTTATGGGCTCAAAAGGGTCCGGGAGCGATGACTTACCGATTTGCCATCGGAGGAACAGATGCTGACTATCAAAAAGCTTGGGCAAGTTTTGGTGGTAAGAAAAATTAA
- the rpoB gene encoding DNA-directed RNA polymerase subunit beta, producing MAGHEVRYGKHRTRRSFSRIKEVLDLPNLIEIQTDSFQDFLDSGLKEVFEDVLPISNFTDTMELEFVGYEFKEPKYTLEEARIHDASYSAPIFVTFRLVNKETGEIKTQEVFFGDFPIMTEMGTFIINGGERIIVSQLVRSPGVYFNDKVDKNGKVGYGSTVIPNRGAWLELETDSKDIAYTRIDRTRKIPFTTLVRALGFSGDDEIVDIFGESDLVRNTIEKDIHKNPSDSRTDEALKEIYERLRPGEPKTADSSRSLLIARFFDARRYDLAAVGRYKVNKKLNIKTRLLNQIIAENLVDAETGEILVEAGTEMTRSVIESIEEHLDGDLNKFVYTPNDYAVITEPVVLQKFKVVSPIDPDRVVTIVGNANPDDKVRALTPADILAEMSYFLNLAEGLGKVDDIDHLGNRRIRAVGELLANQFRIGLARMERNVRERMSVQDNDVLTPQQIINIRPVTAAVKEFFGSSQLSQFMDQHNPLSELSHKRRLSALGPGGLTRDRAGYEVRDVHYTHYGRMCPIETPEGPNIGLINNLSSFGHLNKYGFIQTPYRKVDRATGRVTNEIVWLTADEEDEYTVAQANSKLNEDGTFAEEIVMGRHQGNNQEFSASVVDFVDVSPKQVVAVATACIPFLENDDSNRALMGANMQRQAVPLIDPKAPFVGTGMEYQAAHDSGAAVIAQHNGKVVFSDAEKVEVRREDGSLDVYHITKFRRSNSGTAYNQRTLVKVGDIVEKGDFIADGPSMENGEMALGQNPVVAYMTWEGYNFEDAVIMSERLVKEDVYTSVHLEEFESETRDTKLGPEEITREIPNVGEEALKDLDEMGIIRIGAEVKEGDILVGKVTPKGEKDLSAEERLLHAIFGDKSREVRDTSLRVPHGGDGIVRDVKIFTRANGDELQSGVNMLVRVYIAQKRKIKVGDKMAGRHGNKGVVSRIVPVEDMPYLPDGTPVDIMLNPLGVPSRMNIGQVMELHLGMAARNLGIHIATPVFDGASSEDLWDTVREAGMDSDAKTVLYDGRTGEPFDNRVSVGVMYMIKLHHMVDDKLHARSVGPYSLVTQQPLGGKAQFGGQRFGEMEVWALEAYGASNVLQEILTYKSDDVTGRLKAYEAITKGKPIPKPGVPESFRVLVKELQSLGLDMRVLDEDDNEVELRDLDEGEDDDVMHVDDLEKAREKQVQETQEVSEAIDEK from the coding sequence TTGGCAGGACATGAAGTTCGATACGGAAAACACCGTACACGTCGTAGCTTTTCAAGAATCAAAGAAGTTCTTGATTTACCAAATTTAATTGAAATTCAAACTGACTCATTCCAAGATTTCCTTGATTCAGGCTTGAAAGAAGTATTTGAAGATGTACTTCCTATTTCAAACTTTACGGATACTATGGAACTTGAATTTGTTGGTTACGAATTCAAAGAACCAAAATACACCCTTGAAGAGGCTCGTATCCACGATGCAAGTTACTCTGCACCAATCTTTGTTACTTTCCGCTTGGTCAATAAAGAAACTGGTGAAATCAAGACACAAGAAGTTTTCTTCGGTGACTTCCCTATCATGACGGAAATGGGTACTTTTATCATCAATGGTGGTGAACGTATTATCGTTTCTCAGTTGGTTCGTTCTCCTGGTGTTTATTTCAACGATAAGGTTGATAAAAACGGTAAGGTTGGTTACGGATCAACAGTGATTCCTAACCGTGGTGCTTGGTTGGAGTTGGAAACTGACTCAAAAGACATTGCCTATACTCGTATTGACCGTACGCGTAAGATTCCATTCACAACCTTGGTTCGTGCACTTGGATTCTCAGGTGATGATGAAATTGTTGATATTTTTGGAGAAAGTGACCTCGTTCGCAATACCATTGAAAAAGATATCCACAAAAACCCAAGCGATTCTCGTACAGATGAAGCCCTTAAAGAAATTTATGAGCGTCTTCGTCCAGGTGAGCCAAAAACTGCAGATAGCTCTCGTAGCCTATTGATTGCACGTTTCTTTGATGCTCGCCGTTACGATTTGGCTGCGGTTGGTCGCTATAAAGTGAACAAAAAGCTTAACATCAAGACTCGTCTCTTGAACCAAATCATTGCTGAAAACCTTGTGGATGCTGAAACTGGTGAAATCTTGGTAGAAGCTGGAACTGAAATGACACGTAGCGTCATTGAATCTATCGAAGAACATCTTGATGGTGATTTGAACAAGTTTGTTTACACTCCAAATGATTATGCGGTGATTACAGAACCTGTTGTTCTTCAAAAATTCAAGGTTGTGTCACCAATTGACCCTGATCGCGTGGTAACTATTGTTGGTAATGCCAATCCAGATGACAAGGTACGTGCTTTGACACCTGCTGATATTTTGGCAGAAATGTCTTATTTCTTGAACCTTGCTGAAGGTCTTGGAAAAGTTGACGATATTGACCACTTGGGTAACCGTCGTATCCGTGCCGTTGGTGAGTTGCTTGCCAACCAATTCCGCATTGGTCTTGCTCGTATGGAGCGTAACGTGCGTGAGCGTATGTCTGTTCAAGACAACGATGTGTTAACACCACAACAAATCATCAATATCCGTCCTGTCACAGCAGCTGTTAAAGAATTCTTCGGTTCTTCTCAGTTATCACAATTCATGGACCAACACAACCCATTGTCAGAGTTGTCTCACAAACGTCGTTTATCTGCCTTAGGACCTGGTGGTTTGACACGTGACCGTGCTGGTTATGAGGTTCGTGACGTGCATTACACGCATTATGGCCGTATGTGTCCGATTGAAACGCCTGAAGGACCAAACATTGGTTTGATTAACAACTTGTCTTCATTTGGACATCTTAACAAATATGGTTTCATCCAAACACCTTACCGTAAGGTTGACCGTGCGACTGGTAGGGTAACTAACGAAATTGTTTGGTTGACTGCTGATGAAGAAGACGAGTACACAGTTGCACAGGCTAATTCTAAACTAAACGAAGATGGTACTTTTGCTGAAGAAATTGTTATGGGTCGTCACCAAGGTAATAACCAAGAATTTTCTGCAAGTGTTGTTGATTTCGTTGACGTTTCTCCAAAACAGGTAGTTGCTGTTGCGACGGCATGTATTCCTTTCTTGGAAAACGATGACTCCAACCGTGCCCTCATGGGTGCTAACATGCAACGTCAGGCTGTGCCATTGATTGATCCCAAAGCGCCATTTGTTGGTACTGGTATGGAATATCAAGCTGCCCATGACTCTGGAGCTGCGGTTATTGCTCAGCATAATGGTAAAGTTGTCTTTTCTGATGCTGAAAAAGTTGAAGTTCGTCGTGAAGATGGCTCACTTGATGTTTATCACATTACTAAATTCCGTCGTTCAAACTCAGGAACTGCCTATAACCAACGTACTCTTGTTAAAGTAGGAGATATTGTTGAAAAAGGTGACTTCATTGCTGATGGACCATCTATGGAAAATGGTGAAATGGCCCTTGGACAAAACCCAGTCGTTGCTTATATGACTTGGGAAGGTTACAACTTCGAGGATGCCGTTATCATGAGTGAGCGTCTTGTGAAAGAAGATGTCTACACATCTGTTCACTTGGAAGAATTTGAATCAGAGACACGTGACACAAAGCTTGGGCCTGAAGAAATCACCCGCGAAATTCCAAACGTTGGTGAAGAAGCGCTCAAAGACCTTGACGAAATGGGAATTATCCGTATCGGTGCTGAGGTTAAAGAAGGCGACATCTTAGTAGGTAAAGTCACACCTAAAGGTGAAAAAGACCTTTCTGCTGAAGAGCGTCTCTTGCATGCCATCTTTGGAGATAAATCACGTGAAGTTCGTGATACGTCCCTTCGTGTACCTCACGGTGGTGATGGTATCGTTCGTGATGTGAAAATCTTTACACGCGCTAACGGCGATGAATTGCAATCAGGTGTTAATATGCTTGTGCGTGTTTACATTGCTCAAAAACGTAAGATCAAAGTCGGAGATAAAATGGCTGGTCGTCACGGAAACAAGGGTGTCGTTTCACGTATTGTACCAGTTGAAGACATGCCATACCTTCCAGATGGAACACCAGTTGACATCATGTTGAACCCTCTTGGGGTGCCATCACGGATGAACATTGGTCAGGTTATGGAACTTCACCTTGGTATGGCTGCTCGTAATCTTGGTATTCACATTGCAACACCTGTCTTTGACGGGGCTTCATCAGAAGACCTTTGGGACACTGTTCGTGAAGCTGGTATGGATAGCGATGCTAAGACGGTCCTTTATGATGGACGTACTGGCGAACCATTTGACAACCGTGTATCCGTTGGTGTCATGTACATGATTAAACTCCACCACATGGTTGATGATAAACTCCATGCCCGCTCAGTAGGACCATACTCACTTGTTACCCAACAACCACTTGGAGGTAAAGCTCAATTTGGTGGACAACGTTTTGGTGAGATGGAGGTTTGGGCCCTTGAAGCTTATGGAGCATCAAATGTTCTTCAAGAAATCTTGACTTACAAGTCAGATGATGTGACTGGACGTTTGAAAGCTTATGAAGCCATTACTAAAGGTAAACCAATTCCAAAACCAGGTGTACCAGAATCCTTCCGCGTTCTTGTGAAAGAATTGCAATCTCTTGGTCTTGATATGCGTGTCCTTGATGAAGATGACAATGAAGTGGAACTTCGTGATCTTGATGAAGGTGAAGACGACGACGTGATGCACGTTGATGATCTTGAAAAAGCGCGTGAAAAACAAGTCCAAGAAACGCAAGAAGTTTCTGAAGCAATTGACGAAAAATAA